Proteins encoded within one genomic window of Phototrophicus methaneseepsis:
- the pheT gene encoding phenylalanine--tRNA ligase subunit beta produces MLVPISWLKDYVDIDIPVELLAERLTLAGLEVAHIRYIGVPQQQVEGVRWPPSEHLVWDRDKLLLGAIKEVKSHPDADKLVLAMVDYGDSELEQCVTGAPNLFAYRDAGPLEKPLWTAFAKEGAVVWDGHSDEPKLMTLKGKKLRGVYNKSMVCSEKELGITDEHEGIILLDHNDAYVPGTPLQDVLGDVVMDIELTPNLGHCFSIMGVAREVAALLDVEIRNPSYEMDAEGPAIEGQVAVEIQEPSLNPRFTLTLLKGTEVKASPSWLKHRLRLVGQRPINNIVDVTNYITFELGQPLHAFDYDKLVERAGGKTPTIITRTPKEGEVLETLDGAKRKLSDEQILVTDTAGVLSLGGIMGGAETEISAETTNVLLEAANWDFISIRRTQQAHKLFTEAGTRFSRNVHPSRSILGVTRGIELMRQTGGGTIAEGVIDEYPQKAAPVEVTLPIADVQRLLGVEISVHQAADVLSRLQFEVTIDGDQIQAIAPDYRTDIGTGDVGVADLVEEIARIIGYDHIPDTIMADEMPPQLRNIKLNGEDLIRDLLVALGLRENISYRLTTPEAEAVLVPAGSKSSLPQADYVRIINPIAADKTHLRHTLLTNMLYNAANNGRYNERQQVFEIGAVYLKQKGKKLPDEPMHLGLLMTGPRGINGWMGNNSAEMVDFFDIKGVVEGLVNGLHIDDVSYERSQHTTFHPGRSAKLMVNGKDAGTFGQLHPIVAEQLRLSGPEIYIAEFDLDVLIDAIPARHEIVSLAVTPAIKEDIALVVPLDTPAADVAAVIQKAGGDVLKAVELFDVYVGDSIEAGHKSLAYALTYQTNDKTLKDKDVAKLRQRIIKSAEHQLGAKLRT; encoded by the coding sequence ATGCTTGTACCCATAAGCTGGTTGAAAGACTACGTAGACATTGATATCCCCGTAGAGCTATTGGCAGAGCGCCTGACGCTCGCCGGGTTAGAAGTGGCACATATCCGTTATATTGGCGTGCCGCAGCAGCAGGTAGAAGGCGTGCGCTGGCCGCCATCCGAGCATCTCGTTTGGGACCGCGATAAGCTGCTGCTGGGGGCCATTAAAGAGGTAAAGAGCCACCCAGACGCCGATAAGTTGGTGCTGGCGATGGTCGATTATGGTGACAGCGAATTAGAGCAGTGCGTCACTGGCGCGCCTAACTTATTCGCTTATAGAGACGCAGGCCCGCTAGAAAAACCGCTCTGGACTGCCTTCGCCAAAGAGGGTGCAGTCGTGTGGGACGGCCACAGCGATGAACCCAAGCTGATGACGCTTAAAGGTAAGAAGCTGCGCGGCGTCTATAACAAGAGCATGGTCTGCAGCGAGAAAGAACTGGGCATCACCGATGAACACGAAGGCATTATCTTACTAGATCACAACGACGCGTACGTCCCCGGCACACCGTTACAGGATGTGCTCGGCGATGTCGTGATGGATATCGAACTGACGCCGAACCTGGGGCACTGCTTCAGCATTATGGGGGTCGCGCGCGAAGTCGCTGCCCTGCTGGATGTCGAAATCCGCAACCCAAGCTATGAAATGGACGCCGAAGGCCCTGCTATCGAAGGCCAGGTCGCCGTTGAAATCCAGGAGCCTTCGCTAAATCCACGCTTCACGCTCACCCTGCTGAAAGGGACCGAAGTCAAAGCATCGCCAAGCTGGCTAAAGCATCGCCTGCGCCTTGTGGGGCAGCGCCCTATCAATAACATCGTTGATGTGACCAACTACATCACCTTTGAACTGGGCCAGCCGCTGCACGCCTTCGACTATGATAAGCTCGTCGAGCGCGCCGGGGGCAAGACGCCAACCATCATCACGCGCACGCCGAAAGAAGGCGAAGTGCTTGAAACGCTAGATGGGGCCAAGCGTAAGCTGAGCGATGAACAAATCCTTGTGACAGATACAGCCGGGGTCCTCAGCCTGGGTGGCATCATGGGGGGTGCAGAGACGGAAATCAGCGCTGAAACGACCAACGTCCTGCTAGAAGCCGCGAATTGGGATTTCATCAGCATCCGCCGCACGCAGCAAGCCCATAAGCTGTTCACAGAAGCAGGAACGCGCTTCAGCCGCAATGTCCATCCTTCGCGGTCAATCCTGGGTGTGACGCGCGGCATCGAACTCATGCGCCAGACGGGCGGCGGGACAATCGCAGAAGGCGTCATTGATGAATATCCGCAAAAAGCAGCCCCTGTTGAAGTAACCCTGCCTATTGCTGATGTACAGCGCTTACTGGGTGTAGAAATCAGCGTGCATCAGGCTGCCGACGTGCTCAGCCGCCTGCAATTTGAAGTCACTATTGACGGGGATCAGATCCAGGCTATCGCGCCAGATTACCGTACCGACATTGGCACGGGTGATGTTGGCGTGGCCGATCTTGTAGAAGAAATCGCTCGTATCATCGGTTATGATCATATCCCCGATACGATCATGGCTGACGAGATGCCGCCTCAATTGCGTAATATCAAGCTCAATGGCGAAGACCTCATTCGTGATTTGTTGGTAGCGCTTGGCCTGCGAGAGAACATCAGCTATCGCCTGACCACGCCAGAAGCAGAAGCGGTACTCGTCCCAGCTGGCTCTAAATCCAGCCTGCCACAGGCGGATTATGTGCGCATCATCAACCCGATTGCCGCAGATAAGACACACCTGCGCCATACACTGCTGACCAATATGCTCTATAACGCAGCCAACAACGGTCGCTACAATGAGCGCCAACAAGTCTTCGAAATTGGCGCAGTTTATCTAAAGCAAAAGGGCAAAAAGCTACCAGATGAACCGATGCATCTGGGCCTGCTGATGACAGGTCCGCGTGGCATCAACGGTTGGATGGGCAATAACAGCGCCGAGATGGTCGATTTCTTCGATATAAAGGGCGTCGTTGAAGGGCTGGTCAACGGCCTGCACATTGATGATGTCAGTTATGAACGCAGCCAGCACACCACATTCCATCCTGGGCGCTCCGCCAAGTTGATGGTCAATGGCAAGGATGCAGGGACCTTCGGCCAGTTACACCCCATTGTGGCGGAACAACTGCGCCTTTCCGGCCCAGAGATTTACATTGCGGAATTTGACCTGGATGTGCTCATTGATGCCATCCCGGCCCGTCACGAAATTGTGTCGCTGGCCGTGACGCCTGCGATCAAAGAAGACATCGCCCTCGTTGTACCGCTGGATACACCCGCTGCTGACGTCGCTGCGGTCATCCAGAAAGCAGGCGGCGATGTGCTCAAAGCTGTGGAATTGTTCGATGTCTACGTGGGGGATTCCATCGAAGCGGGCCATAAAAGCCTGGCCTATGCCCTGACGTATCAGACAAATGACAAGACGCTCAAGGATAAGGATGTTGCCAAGCTGCGCCAGCGCATCATCAAATCAGCCGAGCACCAACTAGGGGCCAAGCTGCGGACGTAA
- a CDS encoding acylphosphatase: MSTLDSSFPGSIENPLQSDPLPAAITKQRLHAIVHGRVQGVSYRFFTKQMADTLDVTGYIYNQPDGTVEVVAEGVPQELERLLTFLYEGSPAAQVERVDFEYTQPTGEYLAFTIRFILLD; encoded by the coding sequence ATGAGCACGCTAGATAGCAGTTTCCCCGGTAGTATCGAGAATCCTCTGCAAAGCGATCCCCTGCCCGCCGCCATCACAAAACAACGATTACATGCCATCGTTCACGGGCGCGTACAGGGCGTGAGCTATCGCTTCTTCACCAAACAGATGGCCGATACATTAGATGTTACGGGCTATATCTACAATCAACCCGATGGCACCGTTGAAGTCGTCGCGGAAGGGGTACCCCAGGAGCTAGAGCGGTTACTCACCTTTTTATACGAAGGCTCACCTGCGGCCCAGGTCGAGCGTGTAGATTTTGAATACACGCAGCCAACAGGTGAGTACCTCGCATTTACAATTCGCTTTATTCTGCTCGATTAG
- a CDS encoding class I SAM-dependent methyltransferase translates to MSAYYTQIARFYDAETNTRTDDLALYSQLAEQYGGPIFDVGCGTGRVMLHLAQEGYKVHGVDANRAMLDRLDRKLKAFPRLAKNITYHEGDILAYEDEMRYPLMLLTYNALMHFHDQDVQIALLEKLHSLMTPDGLLVIDLPNAGETFATEDNDHLIVDRTFLDPETGHMIMLQTLSQLDRTTQLLHVEWIYDEITEDGTVKRLFAPHVLRYYFFPEMKLLLERTGFEVEAVYGDTLESPFDDGCERMVIYATPAGD, encoded by the coding sequence ATGTCAGCGTACTATACTCAAATTGCCCGCTTCTATGATGCTGAAACCAATACCCGTACTGATGATCTGGCGTTATACAGCCAGCTCGCGGAACAATACGGTGGGCCTATCTTCGATGTGGGCTGTGGCACCGGGCGCGTGATGCTGCATCTGGCACAGGAAGGCTACAAAGTCCATGGTGTCGATGCCAACCGCGCCATGCTGGATCGCCTGGATCGCAAGTTGAAGGCATTCCCACGGCTGGCTAAAAATATCACTTATCATGAAGGTGACATCCTGGCCTATGAGGATGAGATGCGTTATCCGCTCATGCTGTTGACCTATAACGCTTTGATGCACTTCCATGATCAGGATGTGCAGATTGCGCTTTTGGAGAAGCTCCACAGCTTGATGACGCCCGATGGCCTGCTGGTGATCGACCTGCCGAACGCCGGGGAAACCTTCGCAACAGAAGATAACGATCATCTGATTGTGGATCGCACCTTTTTAGACCCTGAGACGGGTCATATGATCATGTTGCAAACGCTCAGCCAGCTCGACCGCACCACACAGTTACTCCATGTGGAGTGGATTTATGATGAGATCACGGAAGATGGCACCGTCAAGCGCTTATTTGCACCGCATGTGCTGCGTTATTACTTTTTCCCGGAGATGAAGCTGCTCCTGGAACGCACGGGCTTTGAAGTCGAAGCAGTCTATGGCGATACGCTGGAAAGTCCTTTTGATGATGGCTGTGAGCGTATGGTGATTTACGCGACACCCGCAGGCGACTAA
- a CDS encoding enoyl-CoA hydratase/isomerase family protein, which translates to MTEANPNSTPSLQMHIDSDGIALLTFNRPEAHNALDLVTMHAFANAVEQLYMHLEDLRAVIVTGAGDRAFCSGADLDEMRYRNTEADAREMSAVMGDALLRLERLPVPVIAAINGFALGGGSEVALACDLRFADERVKMGFVHMNMAVTPSWGAGQRLQRLVGYAQALQIFLESQTMRAQDLAQLHLVNAVTERHKALDYAMHYARQIAAKPADTVRGMKAMLQIGLQQSYEEALTFERELFTALWASPAHDKAVEAFFSKSFDKQNERRNGQPSQDLYNGPDDADSAPDDE; encoded by the coding sequence ATGACGGAAGCTAACCCCAACTCAACCCCATCTTTGCAGATGCATATTGATTCTGATGGCATCGCATTGCTCACATTCAACCGGCCAGAGGCGCACAATGCGTTGGACCTGGTGACGATGCACGCCTTTGCGAACGCTGTGGAACAGCTTTATATGCATTTGGAGGATTTACGTGCCGTCATCGTGACGGGCGCAGGCGACAGGGCTTTTTGCAGCGGTGCTGATCTGGATGAGATGCGCTATCGCAATACAGAAGCTGACGCGCGTGAGATGAGCGCAGTCATGGGCGATGCTTTACTGCGTCTGGAGCGGCTGCCTGTGCCTGTGATCGCGGCGATTAATGGCTTTGCCCTGGGTGGCGGCAGCGAAGTGGCACTGGCGTGTGATCTGCGTTTCGCAGATGAGCGCGTTAAGATGGGCTTCGTCCATATGAACATGGCCGTCACACCCAGTTGGGGGGCAGGGCAGCGGCTGCAGCGGCTCGTTGGATACGCCCAAGCGCTGCAAATTTTCCTGGAATCCCAGACCATGCGGGCGCAAGACTTAGCGCAGCTCCATCTGGTGAATGCCGTGACGGAGCGCCACAAAGCGCTGGATTATGCCATGCATTATGCGCGCCAGATTGCCGCTAAACCAGCGGATACTGTACGCGGTATGAAGGCGATGCTGCAAATAGGCTTGCAGCAATCTTATGAAGAGGCGCTCACCTTTGAGCGAGAACTGTTTACGGCTTTGTGGGCGTCACCTGCTCATGATAAGGCTGTCGAAGCATTTTTTAGCAAATCTTTTGATAAACAAAACGAGCGGCGCAACGGCCAACCCAGTCAGGACCTGTACAATGGGCCTGATGATGCCGACAGCGCCCCTGATGATGAATGA
- a CDS encoding SH3 domain-containing protein, producing MRQRNRWIATLMTLVTMTLTVGIVSAQGLVATAQSNLSLRVCAGTEWRRVETLSAGMNIALDGRITDGTWVRGISQSGQVGWLYTPGNLNVSDDQINNLPVVNCDDPVTVGAPPPGTVVQESAPQQEQASQEEAPAAPAANNAPSSGGVSVTANLNVNMRGEPDAGSQRVGGLNAGDTFLVDGHDGELNWIRGINNRGEVGWVAANLTSITLDQILSIPAVSPGTPFTLAAPGGGAVAGPQPQQEEAAAQEQAALPPAVASNGPVRGFSYGGHIQSLNTNTANYMWRAGMTWVKIQVRYNQGDDPSGWAGFINEAHSLGFRVLLGVVGHPGQVLNSGYYDAYAGYVAGLASLGVDAVEVWNEPNIDREWPSGHISGSNYTQLLARSYNAIKSVNGNTMVISAAPAPTGYYGGCSGAGCDDRPFIQQMAAAGAANYMDCAGAHYNEGIVPPNWTSGDPRGEYYTRYYGSMVNLYYSTFGKSVCFTELGYLTPEGYGPLPGGFAWAGDTSVAEQAAWLDGAMSRAASSGRVRLVIVWNVDFTGVYGDDPMGGYSIIRPDGSCPACDALGN from the coding sequence GTGAGACAACGCAATCGGTGGATCGCCACCCTGATGACGCTGGTAACAATGACACTGACAGTTGGGATTGTGAGCGCACAGGGACTTGTCGCCACAGCACAGAGCAATCTTTCTTTGCGTGTTTGTGCCGGGACGGAATGGCGCCGAGTCGAGACGCTCTCGGCAGGCATGAATATCGCACTAGATGGGCGTATTACAGATGGCACCTGGGTACGCGGCATCAGCCAGAGTGGACAGGTTGGCTGGCTTTATACCCCCGGCAACCTGAATGTAAGCGACGACCAGATTAACAACCTTCCCGTCGTCAACTGCGATGATCCCGTTACAGTCGGTGCCCCACCGCCAGGGACAGTCGTACAGGAAAGTGCCCCCCAGCAAGAGCAAGCCTCCCAGGAAGAAGCACCTGCTGCACCCGCCGCCAATAACGCACCGAGCAGCGGCGGCGTCAGTGTGACGGCAAACCTCAACGTCAATATGCGCGGCGAACCAGATGCTGGTAGTCAGCGAGTCGGCGGCCTGAATGCCGGAGATACCTTCCTCGTTGACGGGCACGATGGCGAGTTAAATTGGATACGCGGCATCAACAATCGCGGCGAAGTCGGTTGGGTCGCCGCTAACCTGACCAGCATCACGCTGGACCAGATTTTGTCGATACCTGCTGTTAGCCCTGGCACGCCCTTTACCCTGGCTGCGCCGGGTGGTGGTGCAGTGGCTGGCCCACAGCCCCAACAAGAAGAAGCGGCAGCCCAGGAACAAGCGGCCTTACCACCAGCGGTTGCCAGCAATGGCCCGGTGCGTGGCTTCTCCTATGGTGGGCACATCCAATCATTGAACACCAACACCGCCAATTATATGTGGCGTGCCGGTATGACCTGGGTCAAAATTCAGGTGCGCTATAACCAGGGCGATGATCCCAGTGGTTGGGCAGGCTTCATCAATGAAGCACACAGCCTGGGCTTCCGTGTGCTGCTCGGCGTCGTCGGGCATCCGGGCCAAGTGCTCAACAGCGGCTATTACGATGCTTACGCGGGCTATGTCGCCGGGTTGGCGTCCTTAGGCGTGGATGCGGTCGAAGTCTGGAACGAACCCAATATCGACCGTGAATGGCCCAGCGGCCACATCAGCGGCAGCAACTACACACAATTACTCGCCCGCTCTTACAACGCTATCAAATCCGTTAATGGCAATACGATGGTTATCAGTGCAGCCCCGGCCCCAACAGGCTATTACGGTGGATGCAGCGGCGCTGGCTGCGATGATCGGCCTTTTATCCAGCAGATGGCCGCCGCTGGTGCTGCCAATTATATGGACTGCGCAGGCGCACACTATAACGAAGGCATCGTGCCGCCGAACTGGACCTCTGGCGATCCGCGTGGGGAATACTACACACGCTACTATGGCAGCATGGTGAACCTGTATTACAGCACCTTCGGTAAATCCGTCTGCTTTACAGAACTGGGCTATCTGACGCCAGAGGGCTATGGCCCGCTGCCGGGTGGCTTTGCCTGGGCAGGCGATACCAGCGTTGCGGAGCAAGCAGCGTGGCTTGATGGCGCGATGAGCCGTGCCGCTAGCAGCGGTCGTGTGCGGCTTGTTATCGTCTGGAATGTCGATTTCACAGGCGTTTATGGCGATGACCCGATGGGCGGCTATTCCATCATCCGGCCAGATGGCTCTTGCCCGGCATGTGACGCGCTCGGCAACTAA
- a CDS encoding endo-1,4-beta-xylanase, producing MTQTRRILIISLVLLVAALAIAAGVFISQRNADPFKGDAVTDAPFPSLTYALQAFLWWDEGQVGTHLDWVRLVGFNTVKQNFPWRDLEPEPGQWDFSRSDLVVERVERRDLYLVARLGQTPDWAHSSASTSDIHVDSPPDDLADWANYCGTVAAHYKGRIRAYQVWNEPNLSREWGDQPPDPAAYVEMLSVCSKAIRIADPDAIVISAGLSPTGNNDAIAMRDDLYLQALYDANFQQFVDVVGVHAPGYNEPEYGPDDAEQNGEGRWFSFRRVEDLRKIMVANDDAARQMAILEFGWTTDTTNPDYSWFSVTEEQQADYIVRAYTYALENWSPWVGLMTLIYLPDPHWTDADEESWWAIVAPDGRVREAFSAIASMPKTCGTVTLPYRRRGHPEFNGSEPPRTCP from the coding sequence ATGACTCAAACTCGACGCATTCTCATCATCAGCCTTGTGCTCCTTGTGGCCGCACTCGCCATTGCTGCCGGGGTCTTCATCAGCCAACGCAATGCGGACCCTTTCAAAGGGGATGCGGTTACAGATGCCCCCTTCCCTTCGCTGACTTATGCCCTGCAAGCATTTTTGTGGTGGGATGAGGGCCAGGTCGGCACCCATCTGGATTGGGTACGGCTCGTCGGGTTTAATACCGTGAAGCAGAACTTCCCCTGGCGGGACCTGGAACCTGAACCCGGCCAATGGGATTTTTCTCGCAGCGATCTGGTCGTTGAGCGCGTCGAGCGACGCGACCTGTACCTGGTGGCGCGGTTAGGCCAAACGCCAGATTGGGCACATAGCAGCGCGTCGACTTCCGATATTCACGTTGATTCACCGCCGGATGACCTCGCTGATTGGGCCAACTACTGCGGCACGGTGGCAGCACACTATAAAGGCCGTATCCGTGCTTATCAGGTATGGAATGAACCGAACCTCAGCCGGGAATGGGGCGACCAGCCGCCAGACCCCGCCGCTTATGTCGAAATGTTGAGCGTGTGCAGCAAAGCGATCCGTATTGCAGACCCGGACGCCATTGTGATTTCTGCGGGGCTTTCGCCAACGGGGAATAATGATGCGATCGCAATGCGCGACGACCTGTATTTACAGGCGCTGTATGATGCGAACTTCCAGCAATTTGTTGACGTGGTCGGCGTCCATGCCCCTGGCTATAACGAACCCGAATATGGTCCGGATGATGCCGAACAAAATGGCGAAGGCCGCTGGTTCAGCTTCCGGCGTGTTGAAGATTTGCGCAAGATCATGGTGGCGAATGATGACGCCGCCCGCCAGATGGCTATTCTCGAATTTGGCTGGACGACCGATACCACAAACCCAGACTACAGTTGGTTCAGTGTGACGGAAGAACAACAGGCGGACTACATCGTGCGCGCCTATACCTACGCATTAGAAAATTGGTCCCCCTGGGTGGGCCTGATGACGCTCATCTATTTGCCAGACCCACACTGGACGGATGCCGATGAAGAAAGCTGGTGGGCTATCGTCGCGCCTGATGGCCGTGTAAGAGAGGCTTTTAGCGCGATTGCGAGTATGCCAAAGACGTGTGGTACGGTAACATTGCCCTATCGTCGACGTGGACACCCGGAGTTTAACGGCAGTGAGCCGCCCAGAACTTGCCCTTAG
- a CDS encoding DUF4149 domain-containing protein — translation MSRPELALSLFFHLTATAIWIGGLLVTSILVWPEMRRVLENSPALYSLLTRLRKRFYPISNICLAVLIVTGLFQMTADTNYDGLMTFNNEWSRVMLIKHITIALMALTGWLLQYGIVPSLERTTLLLERNKGDQAEWAKLRHREIRLTWINVLLGLVILGLSAWAGAI, via the coding sequence GTGAGCCGCCCAGAACTTGCCCTTAGCCTATTCTTCCATCTGACAGCAACCGCTATCTGGATTGGTGGTTTGCTTGTGACGTCTATCCTGGTTTGGCCGGAAATGCGCCGCGTGCTGGAAAACAGCCCCGCGCTCTACAGCCTGCTCACTCGCTTGCGAAAGCGCTTCTACCCTATCAGCAATATTTGTCTGGCTGTGTTAATCGTAACAGGGCTCTTCCAGATGACTGCTGACACGAATTACGATGGTTTGATGACCTTCAATAATGAGTGGAGCCGGGTCATGCTGATAAAGCATATCACGATCGCGCTGATGGCACTCACGGGGTGGTTGCTGCAGTATGGCATCGTCCCTTCTTTGGAGCGCACGACCCTCCTTTTGGAGCGCAACAAGGGCGACCAAGCAGAGTGGGCTAAATTGCGCCATCGGGAAATCCGCCTGACATGGATTAACGTCTTGCTTGGGCTGGTGATCTTGGGCCTGAGCGCATGGGCCGGGGCCATTTAA
- a CDS encoding ArnT family glycosyltransferase: protein MSSRISYALAVLILLLATGLRLWDLTTVPIGLHAEEVLSLRLSDTVRSGDIRVFYPLGESDARENLYYTALAFTRLGTGTGSIGYRIISVFANIIMLALVYTTGVRLFGYLAGLASMALLAVMMWASLLARLAMPQAFLPLMVIAVMLALARALPVYRQYRSEVTSVTAFAAVGAAIGTAFYVHPASLLIALGAMAFITYTVFTQRPLSTQRLSYIGFAILLIFILATPYFLSSINLPELSGGSRLFYTDTSFFRSIAPTLSGILFVGDRNPAFNLPGRPLIDLVSGLIALLGLVTCIRYWRYPRYALVLIMLIFLAPAAIWAPNAPNFPAMSVLLPPLALCFGLGISLIVNSLQSRLGIFAIVAVVVGMAFNVIWTVNDLFIRWPQLSDVEAAYEGDIGHLARFIDQTAGETPTVVCHRRYNDFTPHEELNNTQLTLLMMNRPTEQVRFVDCRQSLVFANGGGHEHIIVAGPDELEGVHPRIEEWLSLGAPLSAENDPSIDERVIADLPEGAVLAMEDITEIVASEMGKFTTIAPANYNVPDAEGQPVAPPIRFGGNVTWLGYEAQGIPVYRPGDIVTTINYWRIEGLTPPDLVFFNHVLSDPVTIVAQRDQLSVDASRLRERDILAQVTYIRLPRALSPGSYGLSTGAYQWTSRLRLDVLDDDQPRGNSLILYGIEVVPRR, encoded by the coding sequence TTGTCAAGCCGGATAAGCTATGCATTAGCAGTGCTGATTTTGCTGCTGGCAACCGGATTGCGCCTGTGGGACCTGACAACCGTACCCATTGGTCTGCATGCAGAAGAAGTCCTCTCGCTGCGGCTGAGCGATACGGTTCGTTCCGGCGACATCCGCGTCTTTTATCCCCTTGGTGAAAGTGATGCCCGCGAAAATCTCTACTATACGGCCCTGGCTTTCACACGGTTAGGGACGGGTACAGGCTCTATTGGCTACCGCATCATTTCCGTCTTCGCCAATATCATCATGCTAGCCCTAGTCTATACGACGGGCGTGCGGCTGTTTGGCTATCTGGCGGGGCTTGCCTCTATGGCGCTGCTCGCTGTGATGATGTGGGCCTCTTTGCTGGCACGGCTCGCCATGCCCCAGGCTTTCTTGCCGCTTATGGTCATCGCTGTGATGCTTGCTCTGGCGCGCGCCCTCCCTGTTTATCGTCAATATCGCTCAGAAGTGACAAGCGTCACAGCGTTTGCGGCTGTCGGCGCGGCGATTGGCACAGCTTTTTATGTGCATCCTGCGAGCCTGCTCATTGCGCTGGGGGCTATGGCCTTCATCACATATACAGTCTTTACCCAGCGGCCCCTATCGACCCAACGTCTGAGCTATATCGGCTTCGCCATTTTGTTGATCTTCATCTTGGCAACGCCTTATTTTCTCTCCAGCATCAACCTGCCGGAGCTTTCAGGCGGGTCCCGGTTATTTTACACAGATACCAGTTTTTTCCGGTCGATTGCGCCCACGCTGAGCGGGATTCTCTTCGTCGGAGATCGAAACCCGGCCTTTAACTTGCCTGGCCGCCCGCTCATTGATCTGGTCAGTGGGCTGATTGCGCTGCTTGGGCTGGTCACCTGCATTCGCTACTGGCGCTATCCGCGTTATGCACTCGTGCTGATTATGCTGATCTTCCTGGCTCCAGCTGCAATCTGGGCACCGAATGCCCCTAACTTCCCGGCGATGAGCGTCTTATTACCGCCGCTGGCTTTGTGCTTTGGTCTGGGTATTTCCTTGATCGTCAACAGCTTACAGTCGCGGTTGGGCATCTTTGCCATCGTAGCCGTGGTCGTTGGTATGGCATTCAATGTGATCTGGACGGTAAACGATCTGTTCATCCGATGGCCACAGCTATCTGATGTTGAAGCAGCTTATGAAGGCGATATAGGGCATCTGGCGCGATTCATTGACCAGACCGCGGGCGAGACGCCCACCGTCGTCTGTCACCGCCGCTACAATGATTTTACCCCTCATGAGGAGCTGAATAATACGCAGCTCACGCTCTTGATGATGAACCGCCCCACTGAGCAGGTCCGCTTTGTGGATTGCCGCCAGAGTCTTGTCTTCGCTAATGGTGGCGGTCATGAACATATCATCGTCGCAGGGCCAGATGAACTGGAAGGCGTGCATCCACGCATTGAAGAATGGCTCTCGCTTGGTGCGCCTCTCAGCGCGGAAAACGACCCCTCCATTGATGAGCGCGTTATTGCAGATTTGCCAGAAGGCGCTGTGTTGGCGATGGAAGACATCACGGAAATTGTCGCCAGTGAGATGGGGAAGTTTACGACAATTGCGCCTGCTAACTATAACGTACCGGATGCGGAAGGCCAGCCGGTGGCACCACCGATACGATTTGGCGGCAATGTGACGTGGTTAGGCTACGAAGCCCAGGGTATACCGGTTTATCGCCCTGGCGATATCGTGACGACGATTAATTACTGGCGTATTGAAGGCCTGACGCCGCCAGACCTGGTTTTCTTCAACCACGTCCTCAGCGACCCGGTGACGATTGTCGCCCAGCGTGACCAGCTCAGCGTAGACGCCAGCCGATTAAGAGAACGGGATATTCTGGCTCAGGTGACGTATATCCGGCTGCCGCGTGCACTTTCGCCAGGCAGCTACGGTCTATCTACAGGGGCTTATCAATGGACGTCACGCCTGCGCCTGGATGTGCTCGATGATGACCAACCGCGTGGTAACAGCCTGATTCTTTATGGAATTGAAGTGGTGCCGCGTCGCTAA